The following coding sequences lie in one Enterococcus sp. 9E7_DIV0242 genomic window:
- a CDS encoding PadR family transcriptional regulator → MIGSDAIRGYNDTFILTILSEGDSYGYEVSKRIREVSQENYSIKETTLYSAFTRLEKNGFIESYPGQVTHGKKRTYYKITDTGRNYLQEKVEEWQLTKQVVGCFIKEEEE, encoded by the coding sequence ATGATTGGAAGCGATGCGATCCGCGGATACAATGACACGTTTATCCTGACCATTCTCTCTGAAGGTGATTCCTATGGTTATGAAGTCTCTAAAAGAATACGAGAGGTTTCGCAAGAGAATTATTCGATAAAGGAGACGACATTATATTCTGCATTTACACGTTTGGAAAAAAATGGCTTTATTGAATCTTATCCAGGGCAGGTCACTCACGGAAAGAAGAGAACCTACTATAAGATTACTGATACAGGGCGCAATTATTTACAGGAAAAGGTAGAGGAATGGCAGCTGACAAAACAAGTTGTGGGATGCTTTATCAAGGAGGAAGAAGAATGA